Genomic DNA from Selenomonas sp. oral taxon 126:
CTGAAATTATATGGGTTTAACAACCTTACGAAGGCGTTGAGCTTCAATATCTATGATATTTGCTATGCAAAATCTGCACGTGAACAGCGGGATTATATCAAATACATCGACGAGCAATATAATTCCGACCGCCTCACGAAGATTCTATCGCAGGTCACAGATATGATCGGCGCACGGATTCTCAACATTGCCAAGCAGGACTACGATCCGCAGGGGGCAAGCGTCACAATGCTGATTGCAGAGGAGGCAGCCGTTGTCTCCGGCAGCAAGAAGCCCGTGAATGCAAAGGCGCCCGTGCCGGAGACCATCCTTGCACATCTCGACAAGAGCCATGTGACGGTGCACACCTATCCCGAGTTCCATCCCGACACCAGTATTGCGACCTTTCGCGTGGATATCGATGTGGCCACCTGCGGGGAGATCACGCCGCTGCAGACGCTCGACTATCTCATCAGTCAGTTCGACTCGGATATCATCACGATGGATTACCGTGTGCGCGGCTTTACGCGCGATCTGCAGGGACGCAAGCTCTTTGTGGACAGCAAGATGACCTCCATTCAGGAGTTCATCAAGCAGGAGACGCTCGACGAGTACGACGCTGTGGACATCAACCTCTATCAGGCGAGCCTCTTTCACACGCGCATGCTCATCAAGGAGCCTCAGCTGCAGAACTACCTCTTCAATACGGATGTTGATGAGATTCCGCCGAAGACACGCCTGCTCATCAGCACGAGCCTGCGCCGTGAGATGATCGAGATCTTCAGCGGTCGGAATGTCTATTGATGCAGCGCTCATATTGACCGTGTTTTGAGGGAGCCGGTAATATGCCCATGTTCAGAAAATCGCTCCTTATTCTGCTTGTTCTTGCGCTCGCGGTGCTTTGCGGGACGATGTACGGATACTATGGGGAGCAGCAGACAATCGCGCTTGATCCGGCAGGGATTGAGCAGGTCGAGGCAAAGCGCGCCGTCACCGTATATGTGTGCGGTGAGGTAAAGAAGCCGGGTCTGGTGACACTCACCGAGGGTCAGCGCGTTGCCGATGCCGTCAATGCCGTAGGCGGCGTGATCGAGACGGCGGACATCGACCGCATCAATATGGCTGCACTTTTGGAGGACGGCATGCAGGTGCGCGTCCCCATGAGGATTGTGGATGCGGAGGGACGCTCCAAATCTGCAGGCATAGGCAAAAACGCAGAGGGACAGATCAACCTCAATACGGCGACGGAAAAGGAGCTGCAGGAACTCCCCGGCATTGGTCCTGCCATATCGGCGCGCATCGTCGAATACCGCGAGGAGCACGGCGACTTCCAAAACATCGAAGATGTAAAGCAGGTGCGCGGCATCGGCAATGCCAAATTTGAAAAGCTGAAAGACAAGGTGACCATATGAAGACGGGGCAGTATCAGCTCTCGTTCCTCTGTGGGCTCCTTGCCGCGTTCATTCTCGGATCTGTGTTCAGCGCAGGGCTGCATATTTCGTTCACCGCATATTTTCCATATCTGACAGCACTTTTCTTGATTGCTGTACTTGCCTCCGGCATCCTTGTTCTGAAACAAAGTGCGAGAACATGGATTGCCTTTGTGGGGCTTTTTTTCATGTTGGGCATCTTTCGTTTTGCCGCTGCGTACGAGATTCCATCGCAGGATATTTCACACAGGGCGGGGGAGAGCGTGCGCGTCATGGGGATGATTACGGATGCGCCGCGCGTTCGGACGGATGCGGACGGAACTCAGCATATACGGTACACGGTTGCCG
This window encodes:
- the speD gene encoding adenosylmethionine decarboxylase — encoded protein: MDGKLKLYGFNNLTKALSFNIYDICYAKSAREQRDYIKYIDEQYNSDRLTKILSQVTDMIGARILNIAKQDYDPQGASVTMLIAEEAAVVSGSKKPVNAKAPVPETILAHLDKSHVTVHTYPEFHPDTSIATFRVDIDVATCGEITPLQTLDYLISQFDSDIITMDYRVRGFTRDLQGRKLFVDSKMTSIQEFIKQETLDEYDAVDINLYQASLFHTRMLIKEPQLQNYLFNTDVDEIPPKTRLLISTSLRREMIEIFSGRNVY
- a CDS encoding helix-hairpin-helix domain-containing protein, giving the protein MPMFRKSLLILLVLALAVLCGTMYGYYGEQQTIALDPAGIEQVEAKRAVTVYVCGEVKKPGLVTLTEGQRVADAVNAVGGVIETADIDRINMAALLEDGMQVRVPMRIVDAEGRSKSAGIGKNAEGQINLNTATEKELQELPGIGPAISARIVEYREEHGDFQNIEDVKQVRGIGNAKFEKLKDKVTI